The genomic segment cattgatttgaataagagactggaatatgaataggaggggcctgaatagaaagatgaataataaaaagtagcgataacattacatttgtagccttgcagagcatttgtttttttagatggggtcagtgatccccatttgaaagctggaaagagtcataataAATAgggaaatatttcaaaaacgataaataatgaagaccaatggaaaagtttctTGCAATtagcaacatactaaaagttaaccaccctttAAAATGTGAGTGGACCGGTGGAACCACAACCCCATGCACGGGACTTGGGCACTTGATCCAATGAGTTTGCTCTAGCAAGCGTGTAAATACACTACAGGCATCATTGGGCTGCAGTGCTAGGACATCTTGCTCAGGGAATTGAACTCTACATGCAGGAGTATAAAGCAGCTGCTCTAACCACATTGCCACCAGCAGCATAAAGCCCCTCCTATTTTCGCATTCAATAAGATCTACGCTTGCTGGCTCAATAGGCTCCATGCACAATGAAAGGAAGACACGTTTGAAGGGGAACTGTTTTTCcccctaattattattataaccaACCTCCCATTCACATCAGATATAAATACCATTGACGTTAAAATTATGTGTAATGTGGATCATGGGCAGATTTTTTTTGGCATAATTTGAGGTAGAAATGTTGAAACAGGGGCATACAAGGCCATTTTTTCATTGGGATACCATTCTTCTTTTATGCAGGGCCAAGCGAGCGATGGGTGGCCTAATTATAAGTCTCCAATGGGAGAGGATCATGCACAATTAGTATTATAGGATACCCATGATTACAGATGATGGCCCTGATTGGCAGATAGGTTTTAATCACTTCCTGTAGTTTGGATCATTCAGGTCAACTGGGTCCTTGCGTCCATCTCTTCGGCTCAGCGATCAGTTGTATACCCAGAATGCTAACTTATCTCAAGGCCACCATTAGAATATCAATATAAACGAGACCGAAATTCTcagctcttagggctcttactcatgggCGTTTTTTCCTGTGCTTCCCTGCGTTGTGATTTCTTCAGTTCGGCGTAGGAGTAgatgcacttaaaggaaaactatacccccaaaatgaacacttaagcaacagatagttcatatcatattaagtggcatattaaagaatcttaccaaactggaatatatatttaagtaaatcttgcccttttacatctcttgccttgagccaccatttcatgttggtctgtgtgctgcctcagagatcacctgaccagaaatactgcagctctaactgtaacaggaagaagcgtggaagcaaaagacacaactgtatgttaattggctcatgtgacctaacatgtatggtttgttggtatgtttgtgagtacagtgaatcgtacgatcccagggggtggcccttattttttaaaatggcaatcttctatttatgattacccaatggcacatactactagaaaagtatattattatgaaaatggtttatttacatgaagcagggttttacacatgagctgttttatgcaatatcttttttatagagacctacattgtttggggggtatagttttcctttaattattgtgaagggggctgtactcacacagacgcacgtaagtgccaaacgcaggtgggacgcagcatgttgcgttTCACCTGTGTAACTCCCAGCCCCACCCTCTTTGCAGTTTAACTCTTCCTCGGCCAAACTTTACCCCTCCCATTCTTTCTTGGGAAGAAATCCCACTTTCCAGTCTTTATCTACCTGTAAGCCACCCACACCTGCAGGCTTTAATAAAGGAAGAGAAGGAGAGGGCTcacatatgtttttgttttttctttttcctcctgCCACGTCCTGCTAACTTCCTGAGGAATCGATCCCTCCCACAAGCAGGCAGTTAGCTGTGACTGTCATGCATGGGAAGTGAGGTGATCGCTGGCTAATCCCAGGGCTGAAGTTCCTCAGACACTTCAGGAATGTCTAATGCCCCTTTGGTAGGGTCTTAGGGTAGTGTTGGCATGGCAGGGTGAGTAAATCTGATGTACATTGTATTGTCTGTGTTTGCACACAACGGAAATCCTTTCCTTGGCTCCGAGACACAACGATTCTGTTACACAGTCCAGATTAGAGCAGAATTATACAGACTGTAAACCTGTTAAACTGAAAGCATATCATAGTACCCGAAATGCTCCTTTATTGACAATTTCCTgaaagctctctctctctccagttcCATACATGCCCCTCATTCGCCACACATAATAAAAGAACATAGAGGAAAATGAAAGCAACTTGACTGGGATAGAACTGAGGTGATGGAACCAGTCCAGATGGAACATATTGAACAAACTGTCTTAATGGCAAAGAGAAGCACAAGAAAACTCAGATGGAAACAATGACATTTTGAAGCTTTTGAGGAGCAGCATCTGATCTCCTGTTCTTTCAGGAAACCCAAATCAGCCGCCGCAGACTTCACTATCAGGTCAATAATAAGATCATCCTGACCAAGGGATCTCCTACAGTGGGATAAGGTGGTAACTCTTCACTGATATTATCATGTACATCTTTCCTCTGCCAAGAGGGTGTTGGACAGACAAAAAAGAAAGTTGCCTAATGTACGGTACAATCACAGGGAAATCAAATAGAAAATGTGCCTGGGTCTCATTAGTGGAACAGCCCCATGGTCACTGCCTATCAGCAATGTTTAAGTAGATCAGATTGCTCTGAACACAAAATCTTCCCTGAAGAGCAAGCCAGTTGAGATGAAAATATTGGGGGGGCACCCTTCTGTCATTGAGCTGTCATTCTGAGAAAGAATGTCCCCCACGCAGTCTCAGCGAAATAGGTTCCCAGGATCATGCGATAGCTTTCCCAGTGGAGGGAGATGACAACCGCGCACCCAGGCAATACACAATGTCTGTTGCAACATTCCCTCAGGAAATGAGTTCTTTGGCCCAGAGTTACACTTGTGAAGGCCACTGTATATATAACATGCCCAACCTTCCCTCTCTCCTCTGCAGGTAAGTAATGGCACTTTTTACAGGATTTAGTCTGCTCCCTCAGATTAACTGGAAGAACAGGCTGAGCATAGAGAGCTTTAGGCAATGGATCAAATTCTTCGTCTTCACGAGCTTCACCCTTTCTCTGTAGGACAACTTCCACTGCTGTATTTTATCATATCTTGGCAACTTTTCTTCATCATCTCCATTCCCAAATTGAATTCCCAAGAATCTGAGATGGGTTGTTGAAAATTCCTCCAGCGGAAAGGCCGGCTCCTTGTTTAATGACCAAAAAGCTTGAGACTTATCCATGTTGACCAGAGACCAGGAGTAACTTCAGTGATTGTCTTGTGCTGTGGGAGGTGCTGATGCTGCTGCATTTGTCCTGAGTTTTCTGCACATCCAGGTAAATGTTTCTCTGGATTGCTGCACCAATCCCTCTTATTCCTAATGCATATacgtataagatccattatccggaaactcattagccagaaagctccaaattacaagagactccattttaaacgaataattcaacatttttaaaaaatattccctttttctgtgtaataataaaacagccgcttgtacttgatcccaactaagatataattaatccttattggaggcaaaaccagcctattggctttatttaatgtttatatgatttactagtagacttaaagtatgaaaattcaaatgatgtaaagatctgttatccagaataccccggtcctgagcattgtggataacaggtcccatacttgtacttatcccaactaagatataattaattcttattggaagcaaaaccagcctattgggtttatttaaaggggtggttcacctttaaattatctttttgtatgttatagaatggccaattctaagcaactttacattttgtcttcattgtttattttttttatagtttttgaagtagaggtatgggatctgtaatccagaaacccattatccagaaagctcagaattcccATAggctatattttatacaaatactccaacatttttaaaaatgattttttaaaatctctgtaatacttgatcccaagatcaagatataattaatccttattggaggcaaaaccatgggtttatttaatgtttacatgattttctagtagacttaaggtatgaagaaccaaattacagaagatccgttatctggaaaaccccaggtcctgagcattctggataacaggtcccatacctgtatattggtgAATACAAGACTTCCATACTGTGTGCTTGCACATACACAAAATCAGCCCATGCTGGAGTCAGTTTAATCACAAAGCTACAAAACGACATTAAAGTCAGGTTGTCATTGTTTGTATTTATCagctttttgtcacaagactTTCCATGCTCCCTGCCAATAGTACAcatatattttgcaatatttgcaTTAACAAATCCTTAGTCTgcagctgggtttttttttttaatgaatatattatggattacaggtatgttatccagaatggtcgggacctgaggttttccagataacggatctttccgaaTCGCCccgcggcgaataaattcgacccttgatgaatttgcccccttaatgtctactagtgatgggcgaattcttcGCCGTTTTGatggcaaattcgcccatcactagtaaacattaaataaactcaataggctggttttgctagcaataaggattaattatattttagttgggatcaagtacaagcgaatattacacagaaaaaggaaatcattaaaaatatagataatttggataaaatggagtctatgggaggcggcctttccgtaattcggagctctctggataacgggtttccagagaacagatctcatacctgtattatgaatagTTGATGGATTTTcataatttacaatatgtctaatATGTCTAATGTTCCATTTTCAGACTGGAACACCAATCAGAAACCAGAAGATTCTGATTGGTGAGAGCCCTCAGCCTGTTCTAAGCCATACAATGTACCTTCTATCCCCTAATCTTGTAGCAGCACTGTCACTGATACCAGTTTATAAGCTGTGCCCACACTTTGAAaaacaggtaagggatctgttatccgtaaacccgttatccagaaagctcagaataacggaaaggccgtctcccatagactccatattatccaaataattcaaatgtttaaaaatgatttcctttttcagtgtaataataaaacagtcgcttgtacttgatcccaactaagatataattaatccttattggaggcagaaccagcctattgggtttatttaatgttcatatgatttcctagtagacttaacgtaaaAAGAGCCATTATCAGAAAAAActcccgggtcccgagcattctgcataacaggtcccttacctgtactaagtgcaaaatgtatcatttttacaTTACTTTCATTCTGATCATGTCTATAGTGGTGTTACTTGCTCAGCAGCTGCCAATCTATTTCAAGGTGGCCTCAGTTTTAATAATGCAGCCCATAGCTCTCCTATTATGTTATAATCCCCAATGGAATTCTGCAAAGACAGGTGCTTGTGTTGTTTTCTGCCCTTTACATATGAAATAAGTCCCCTTATATGTTCCTCTGTGCCTGCTGAATATACAGAAAATATTAGACATTTGctactttttttgtgcttttatcctcattcttctcccaaagagccTCTACAGTGGCCTGGGCCAAGACTAGCTACATAAAACCCTTTTTGGACATTTATTGGTAGTATTTCAGGGGAAAATAATGTAATTCAGACAATAACAGTTAATTCTTATACCAATAACTAAACTGTCTCTCCCGTGTGACTTTATTTTCAGATCAATCCCTTGGCGACATGAAATAAGGCTCCCAGTGATTTTCTGTGATTAACAGAGAAACCAAAATGAGTATGTgtcatttttcaatttaaaaggCAACTTTAgccaaatgatttaaaaaaaattaaaatttgtgtaagaaaagaaaatgtcatgTAAGAGCAACTTTCCAACATGCATTTAACagtttcagtggttttaaaggtacaggtatgggatccgttatctggaaacccgttatccagaaagtacagaattacagaaaggctccatttcatccaaatattgcaaatttttaaaaatgatttccttttactctgtaataattaaacagtagtttgtacttgatcccgataagatataattaatccttattgaaggcaaacccagccttttggggttatttaatatgtacatgattttctagtagatttaaggtgtgaagatccaaattatggaaagatccgttatccagaaaaccccaggtccagagcattccggATAGCAGCTCCtttacctgtatttgtaaatgttattggtATTGGTTTTCATGCCttctggttttgactcttgaaacaatgtattaGAAGCCATATATCCTCTAGCCTTGTCTCAGGAACTGGAGTGATTAAAGGGAAATCTACCCTGctttttgacatgagctaatTTAATTGGGGTTATGTATAAAAGGTGGACTAAACGtccaaaaatgaataaaaatatgtattttttttaaaaaacacacctGCTTGCACTGATTGAAAGGAAGCCATGAAAGTCTATCTCTGCTCACAGAGATCAGATCCCCACCCCCATAGGCTCACAGTGTATTAGAATCCAGAAGAGAAGAGGCAGAACAAACCATTAAACATTATGTAGAATAATACAAGATGGCGGATCAGTAACTTTTTAAcgatttcttcttttttcaggTCTCAGGCCGGCTACCCTCGTTTTAGCAGCAACCGGGTCTTTGCTGGGTGGGCTTCTATTCGGATATGAGCTGGGTATAATTTCCGGGGCCTTGCTAATGCTGAAGGTTGTGCTCCAATTGACTTGTTTTGAGCAGGAGGCGCTTGTTAGTGCTGTTTTGTTCGGGGCTCTGCTGGCCTCTCTTATTGGTGGATTTATCATTGACCATTCGGGGCGTCGGACCTCCATACTGGGCAGCAATCTTGTGGTGTTGGCTGGAAGCATCATTCTCATAGCAACCTCATCTTTTTGGTGGTTGGTAGTTGGACGGGCCACCATTGGATTTGCCATATCGATCTCCTCTATGGCATGTTGCATTTACGTCTCTGAAATTGTCCTCCCCCACAAACGTGGCACTCTTGTGTCTCTTTATGAAACGGGCATCACTGTTGGCATCTTGATTTCCTACGCCATGAACTATTTCCTGTCCGGTGTTAACGAGGGCTGGAAATATATGTTTGGGTTGGCTATCGTACCGGCAGCTTTTCAATTCATCGCCATTCTCTTCCTTCCTTCCAAACCTCACCAATTAAACTTTTTGGAGCAAGATACGGATAACGGCTTGATTGAACTGGAGGAAGCCGGGGAATCATGGGAGTTCAAACCCGACACGTATGACAAACAGTACACGTTTCTTGACCTCTTTCGCTCTAAGGACAATATGAGAACAAGGACACTGCTGGGCCTTGGGTTGGTGCTTTTCCACCAGTTTACAGGCCAACCCAATGTACTTTACTACGCATCAACTATATTTCGCTCAGTGGGCTTCCAAAGCAACTCCTCGGCCGTCCTGGCATCCGTTGGGCTTGGGGTGGTCAAAGTCGCTTCAACGTTAATTGCTATATGTTTTGCAGACAAAGCCGGGAGGAGAATTTTACTTCTAGTCGGCTGCATCGTGATGACCATCGCCATGTTTGGAATTGGGATTGTAAGCTTCACGGTCAAAATTGACTCCCACAGGGACTGCGCTGCTGTAACAAGCAAGAATATGTTATATGGGGATTCCAATGCTTCTCAATTGCTTGGGATAATTCATGCTGAGACCCCAACCATAAATACACCAGATAATTCAGCCCACCAGCTGGCCATGGCGATTCGATCCCCATCCTTATCAAACAGTGCCGGTAGCAAGCACACAACTTCAATGTTCCCGAATGCCACCGTGCCCCCTGCTGGCACCGAGTTACCTTTTAATTACGCCATTTTGAACTGGATCACTTTATTGAGCATGATGGTCTTTGTTGGTGCTTTCTCCATTGGACTTGGTCCCAGTAAGTATCAATCACTTGAGTAAATGGGACATTGTAGAGAGGGTTTTTCGGCACTGATTGTTAAAAATAACTCTGAGACTGGGTGTTTATTGTGCATCTGTGTGGATGTCACTACAGATAATATTATGTTTCTGACCTCACCAAGACCCAGTGATCTGATGTATCTCCTTCATTGGTCTTTAACATAAGTAGAGTGAAGGACTGGTATTACTTGAATGACTGCGTGTGGAAGGAGGTAATAATTTCTGTCTGTGCATTCAATATGATAACTGTCTGATCTCAAAATCCCGTAAAAAATCTTGGACACGAACACCATACATTCCCTTTCATTATCAGCTTCCTGGGTTTAATGTTGGGGGCTTCCTGGCACCCATCATGGCACTGTGGATTCAGAGATCTGCAGCAGGTAAGGGGTTAAGTGAGCTTGCCCAGCTTGATGAACAAGCTTTAATTTACCTTATCAATTTCTAATAGCTTTAATATATACATCTGTGCTGTATAAGCACCAATGATCTAGAcatggtcggactgggcaggcgggacacagggaaaaaacctggtgggccccactggcccagacccgctccctgcattGAACTATTTTCACTGCCCCAGACCTCCCTCTCTCGCCCCAGGCGTGGAGTTGGAAGAGAAAAGATATGGGTGGGGAGGTCTCAGGGGGGTTGCAGCTAGGGTGGGGTCCTGGAGGGAACTTTGTGGCTGGGGCATGGGGGGGCTATGTGGCTTGGGTAGGGGGCCTGGGGGCCCTGGAGGTAGTGTCTCCAGTGGGCCATGGGCCCTCCAGTTTGATACTGGATCTAGACCAGGAAAGCAGCTCTGAGGGTCTAAGGCCAAAGAGGTGCATAGTAAATGCAGGATTCATTTCCTGGAGCTGGGGATAATCAGGAGGGAAATCCAATAGAACTGTACATGAATtcatgtaatttgtttttatgccCAGTGTCCTGGTTAATTCTGAGTGAAATCTATCCAGCGGACATCAGAGGGAGAGCATTTGCTTTCTGCATCAGCTTCAACTGGGCTGCCAACTTGCTGATTACACTCACCTTCCTGGATGTTATTGGTGAGTATGTTCCCCACTACCTCAAGTGCCAAAATGTAAAGAACCGCGGTTCCCAGCATCCTCCGCTGGCAGTGTAGTTTTGTTAGTAAAACTAACCATGTTGGAATCTAAGTAACGGGAACTACAAGGGCATGGTTTTTTCAGTGGTAGATGGTGAGTCCACCTTGAGTAGGGGAGTCCAACCACAGTCCTGCAACCACCATCACTTTGGCTGTTAAGAAATACGAAGAAGGAGACAAGAAGAAGTCTGATCTAGTTGCCAAATAAAACTTTCCAACGAGTAAGGAATTGCTccactgggtaaatatatatattcccaggACATGTGGGCAGAGGTAAGCAGATAGTGCTGGAAGGAACCTTCAACACACAGTAACCCTGCTTAGCAAATATTGGATATCAGGTATTTGCCAGCTTGGTTTCTGTTTGTTTATGCAGTCTTTGTGACTGTTATTTTAGCATAGGATGAAGAAGGCTTTTGGGACCCATGGATTACAGGGTGCCCCTAACAAAAACGTTCTtgataaaatgaaatattgttaCATGGTGACCTTAGTGGTGATACCTCAAAAGAACTTGACAGCTACTGGGAAGCACATAGTTGCATGACTTGCTGTAGATGGCCAaacacatagagatccgcttgtttggtgatttcaccaaaggagcggatctctgcccgatatgcccacattgaggtgggcgatattgggctgaccgatggtgggccctagggcccaacaatcggatcataatgtaggcaatacgggcggttggatcgcgggaccacatcaacaaacagttGAGGCCGTGATCCGATGGAATTTTTAGCtctgcccgattgacatctggccaactttcgggcagatattgatcggatTAGCCATTCAGTCTtctacacacgggccgataaactgccgactcagtctgtctgcagtttttatcggcccat from the Xenopus laevis strain J_2021 chromosome 9_10L, Xenopus_laevis_v10.1, whole genome shotgun sequence genome contains:
- the LOC121398169 gene encoding solute carrier family 2, facilitated glucose transporter member 10-like isoform X2, with protein sequence MSLRPATLVLAATGSLLGGLLFGYELGIISGALLMLKVVLQLTCFEQEALVSAVLFGALLASLIGGFIIDHSGRRTSILGSNLVVLAGSIILIATSSFWWLVVGRATIGFAISISSMACCIYVSEIVLPHKRGTLVSLYETGITVGILISYAMNYFLSGVNEGWKYMFGLAIVPAAFQFIAILFLPSKPHQLNFLEQDTDNGLIELEEAGESWEFKPDTYDKQYTFLDLFRSKDNMRTRTLLGLGLVLFHQFTGQPNVLYYASTIFRSVGFQSNSSAVLASVGLGVVKVASTLIAICFADKAGRRILLLVGCIVMTIAMFGIGIVSFTVKIDSHRDCAAVTSKNMLYGDSNASQLLGIIHAETPTINTPDNSAHQLAMAIRSPSLSNSAGSKHTTSMFPNATVPPAGTELPFNYAILNWITLLSMMVFVGAFSIGLGPMSWLILSEIYPADIRGRAFAFCISFNWAANLLITLTFLDVIGSIGLGWTFLMYSGVGILAIAFIYFFIPETKGQSLEEIDQQLSAKSHLKPDNQEVSGAIENRFPQASGKQHTQ
- the LOC121398169 gene encoding solute carrier family 2, facilitated glucose transporter member 10-like isoform X1, with protein sequence MSLRPATLVLAATGSLLGGLLFGYELGIISGALLMLKVVLQLTCFEQEALVSAVLFGALLASLIGGFIIDHSGRRTSILGSNLVVLAGSIILIATSSFWWLVVGRATIGFAISISSMACCIYVSEIVLPHKRGTLVSLYETGITVGILISYAMNYFLSGVNEGWKYMFGLAIVPAAFQFIAILFLPSKPHQLNFLEQDTDNGLIELEEAGESWEFKPDTYDKQYTFLDLFRSKDNMRTRTLLGLGLVLFHQFTGQPNVLYYASTIFRSVGFQSNSSAVLASVGLGVVKVASTLIAICFADKAGRRILLLVGCIVMTIAMFGIGIVSFTVKIDSHRDCAAVTSKNMLYGDSNASQLLGIIHAETPTINTPDNSAHQLAMAIRSPSLSNSAGSKHTTSMFPNATVPPAGTELPFNYAILNWITLLSMMVFVGAFSIGLGPMSWLILSEIYPADIRGRAFAFCISFNWAANLLITLTFLDVIGSIGLGWTFLMYSGVGILAIAFIYFFIPETKGQSLEEIDQQLSAKRISKRKESSKGVRKRPSSGPPYQRIGTSNIN